CCTTTGAAGGCGCACTCAAATATTTCTGACAAATAGTATTAATAATGGATGACCAGGGATGTCCAAGGTGCAAGACGACGAAATACAGAAATCCATCTCTGAAGCTGATGGTCAATGTGTGTGGGCACACGCTGTGAGTAACCGTTATGTCTCTCCTTTCAATCTGTACAGATATCAGTGTAAACCTTTACAGACCTGGAGATGGGGCTGTACATATCTTCATAAGacaaaatgttatattatttGCGTCTGGTGTGGTTTGTAAATGTGCTGTCAGGTCAGTGTTTCAAGCTCTGAGGGCAGTAAACAGATGAGCTGTATTACTCTCTAATTTCTGTTGCTcatctgtttttgtgtgtactgtacaATCCTAATATGCTATACAGAACGTTCACTGGTTTTCTGCTTGCGTCACTGACATTGTAGTGTATGTTTTTGCTAATTTGGGATCTGTGAACAACTACACAGGCTCCTATTTACAAAATCTTACCATGGTCACCGTAGTTTCAGCCATAATACAATAGATACCACAGTATTGTTGCTACTTTAAAAACTTGAAGATTATTATGCGATCACCTTCAAACAGTACGAGCTTTCAGCCTTTAATTTCCTTTTTATGTCAGTTGTTTCTTATTCCAAGGACCacagttttatttttagtaaCAATAACTAATTACTATGGCATTTTAATGGAAACTTTTACCATGGTCAATTTTGTAAGGATTAGCactggcaaacatgagggctcaACTATTCATTTGATGCTTGAGTGCAGTTTgaccataaaaaaacaaacaaaaacaaagtgtgatAGACAGAGGAGTGTGTTTTGCAAGTTGATCCATGTCATTCAGACTTGGAAACATGCAAAAAGAGAGGGTGTAGTGTGTGTAGCTCATGGGTGATTTGTGTCTTAAGTCATGTGCTCTGGATGCCTTTGACCTGCAGAGAACATAACAACTGCTGACCTGGTCCTTAGAGACTGAATGAATATATTACACACTGATGACACACTGCTGGAGACAGtccaacaaaacacacacacattgtgatttttgtactgtacaatctatagattctatcccctaaccctaaccctaaacctaaccctcacaaaaaacattatgcatttttacattttcaaaaaaacatagtttagtatttttttaagcgatttgaattatggggacactagaaatgtcctcataaaccacatttttagcttaatactcttgtaattaccagtttgtaacctaaaaaaatgtcctcgtaaaccacccacccacatacacaacacacacacacccacacacacacccacacacacacacacacacacacacacacacacacacagtcaatctTTGAGAGCAAAtctcataaataataatatctgataAATAATATCAGCCTGTGATTAAATACAGTTGATGGAATGggagggggtgtgtgtgtgtgtgtgtgtgtgtgtgtgtgtgtgtaaaggatGATGCTGTGTGTGTCCTCATGAcatgaaaaaggaaaaaagtagGTGTATGTGAGAGATAGTTGATGAGAGAGACACAGGtagctatttgtgtgtgtgtggctgaaatGCAGGGGTTtgctgattttgtgtgtgtgtgtgtgtgtgtgtgtgtgtgtgtgtgtgatggagtGAGTTGTGCTGAGTTAGAGGAGTGTAGTAACCTCTTTGTGCAACATGCTGACAAACACAGATCGGGGGTGGAGGAACAAGCATGAAATGTTTAGCATCTCTTCACTTGAGAGTACTTGCACGCATCGTGTGTATCTATGTTTTGTAGGATTTTTGAGGTCAAtttatgtctttttatgtcataGAATAGAAAGAAGTGGAATGTAATCTATCTGACCCATGAAACAGCACAACATTGTTCCCACTTTGAGATCTTTGAAAGTAACCCCtcagaaaaagacagaaagatagagagaaagaCGTGATGTGGCTGTAAATGTACAGACAGATCTTACAGTAAAATCTGCCTGTGCTTAACAAAATTAGAaacacttcccccagtggccaaagctgtaagGAGCTGAGCATGTGAGCTCCatattccaggtgaaatgtccgcGGAGGGtgtcaaaagcgagttgtgaaatgagttgttttcagctgcacATAACTTTTAtctttagcattttattttactttacacGTTTTCTTTTCAAAACAGTAGCTTTGTTGGAAAAAAATGGCATGCAATGCAAAATGTTACTGATTGCTTTGTCATTTTCAAACAGTTCTTATTGATACCTTCAAAATGTTATTCTCACAATTTCAAGAAATTTGCACTAGTTGCTcgctaccagtctttcacattgctgttgggtgacttgatgccactcctggcgcaaaaatccaagcagcttggctttgtttgatatctagtggccatccatcttcctcttgatcacattccagaggttttcagtggggttcaagtctggagattgggctggccatgacagtggtcctccatccacaccttgttgacctggctgtgtggcatggagccttgtcctgctggaaaaaacaatcctcagagttggggaacattgtcagagcagaaggaagcaagttttctttcaggataaccttgtacgtggcttgattcatgcatccttcacaaagacaaatcagccggattccagccttgctgaagcacccccagatcatcaccgatcctccaccaaatttcacagtgggtgcgagacactgtggttaaaggcctctccaggtctccgtctaaccatcagacgaccaggtggaggattggtgatgatctggggggcGCTTCAGCAAGGCTGTTAAACTGCTCAGTGGAAAAGAAAAGGGTGTTTATTGTATTCTTAAGAAAATCTTGAAACTCAGCACAAATTGTATGCATAAATCCCAGGCTAGATATAACATTGGTTTCAAACACACATGCTTGCACAGTATTTTGTCAGCCTTTAATGTGAATGTCTGCTTTGCTTCAAACCTGAGCGCCTATCATCACCCCACTATGATTGAATAagaccaccacacacacacatacacatcagaCCTCTGTTTTATCCATTAGTCTAACTGATGACTCCgtttggaaagtttggaaaaGAGGCCAAATTTCACCCTCTGAAGCAGTGAGATGatagaaatgtgtgtttgtgtggaatcACTTCTGACGGGGTTTCCAGCAGATTTCACATTTCATTACTATTTATTTTGACTCTCTCTCTGAGCAGAACTTCTGCCAGTGgagtaattgtgtgtgtgtttgttgcagGTGTGAGAgctgtgtggaaatgctcttcgTCCGTGGCTCAGGTAACTGTGTGCAGTGTAACACACCTCTCAGAAAGAGTAATTTTCGTGTGCAGCTCTTTGAAGATCCAGCCATCGATAAAGAGGTGGAGATCCGCAAGAAGGTTCTTAAAATGTACGTGAAAAAGAAAGTGTGTATGCATCCAACAAGGCGATCTTTAAACCTAATTACAAGGTTTTAAATGTGTCTCTTTTGTTTCCTCCTTTCAGTTATAATAAGAGAGAATTTGATTTCTCCACTTTGAAAGAATATAATGACTACCTGGAGCAGGTGGAGGACATAGGTGagagtcatattaaataatttattaattcataATTATAGTTGTTTTAATTGATCTTTTAAAAAGTTCTTTTAGTGTCTGAAATTCTGTATAAGTATTTAGATGTGTGTTCCTTTGTGTGTGTCCAGTGTTTAACTTGACTAATAACTTGGAGGCTGAAAGGACCAAACAGATGATGGAGCAGTACCAGCGAGACAACCGAGACGTTATACAGAGAAACAAAGCCAAACTGGTGTGTATATCTGTGTGGTTCTGATTTGACAGATGAATGATTTCACTTGAATGAGAACCTTTTTTAAGCAGGAATAGATTTGTGTTCACCATTGAGTTCTTAAGGCCATgccttctattctattctattctttctcATGTAGGTTGTTGAGTTATGCTCTTCAATAAGAACACAACTCAGATGTTGTCTCTTTTTTCTTCAGTTTGTAGGTGAATAATCAGtaatctctctctcactttctctctctctctctattagaCCCGTGAGCAGGAGGAGTTGGAGGAGCTGTTGTTACAAGAGCAGCAGGATTCAGAACAGAGGAGATTGGAGACCCTGCAAGAGGAACAGAGACAACTTCAGGccaagagaaaaaacaaacaggcCCTTCTGGATGAGCTGGTGCAAACACACACGcctacacataaacacacactggacCCTATGTGTTGGTTTGGTCCAAGGGTTGATATCTCATAgccttccttaaagggatagttccccaaaaatggtagttctttcatcatttattcaccctcatgctgttctaaatctgcatgactttcttttatctgcagaatacaaagatattttgaagaatgtatgaggtgtttttctATACAgtggaatacaaaaaaaaaaaaaaaaacttgaatacaaaactttaaagctccaaaaagcacataaaagtagcaTACCAGTAATTCATCTGATTTGAGTGGTGTATTCCAcaccttctgaagtgatacgattgctttgggtgagaaacagagcaaaatttaagtcattattcactataaatcttgatatccaGCCCAATTGGAACACGTGTCAAGAAGGTGATGCTTTGACATGGCACTCCTTGCCAGGTACTCCATCCTGATATCATTATACATCAATAagatgttgcattttcattttctaatgTTTCGCATCAGCCTTTTGGCAACCgcggtacattttaaaattatccCGCCCCCCCACCAAAAAACCTCAATCCGTAACTCTATCATTTTAAATCTCATCTGCATTTCCGTAATAGCCCAACTGGCTGTGAAAACCGTGCACCTGTCAACAATCTGTCTGGTTTGTGTACAGTGCTCTGCATATGTTGAAGTGCGAGAAAttgtgtgaacgagcttctctcatgaatgtgccATGAAGACTggatgtcaaggtttatagttaaaaggaccttaaattttggtctgtttctcacccaaagtgattgtatcgcttcagaaaacatggattataCCCCTcaaatctttttttaatgctgttatatactttttggagcttgaaagttttggaccacgttgatttaaattagatttttttaggtgagacattcttcaaaatatcttcttttgtgttccgcagaagaaagaaagctttACAAGTTTGGAatgcatgaggttgagtaaatgatgacagaatttgaatatttctgtgaactattcctttaagatgtgaGATCTTCGCCGTGACGCCATAAGACCAGTTTAAAATATGGGACAGTACTTTTCATCTTTAAACACGGGATGGTCCCGtgttttacgggacgggtggcaactcTAGCTACAGAGGATACCGGCGATTTGGTGTTTGTCTCGAgcgttactggctgaattcaatgccccgTTTAGTTAGCTGGCTGGTTGGTGTCCGAGCAATCATTGTGCCATCCACTGCCACTTTTGCTTAGGTCCCTGCACTCTCATTTACACTCAAGactttttttcagtttgtttatgattgGGTCAATCATCCGATTGAAGCCGTCGTGCATAATTTCTTGCTGTATCTCTTCGTagatttattattgttgttaatgaGTAAAGAAGTAGAAGTACTCTTGCTGCAGAAGATAGCTACTGTTTTTGTTTGGAAAGCTTTACCTGGTGACAAAAAATTATCCCGCCCCTTGATGTAGTCAGTTTCTGCTTGGAGACCAGCAAGTTTTTGGGGCCGGTGCGGAAACAGATTTTCTGCCCCGGAACTGCATTTTCTATGGTGGAAACGTCCGGAACAGTTCAAGAATTCACACTGGCCCAGGAACCCGTACCCATACCATGTCTTTGGAAAAGGGCTATGACACACTGATATGCAGTTTGTTTTCAGTTTGCTCATGTGAGCAGCACATGTTCAGATCCAGCTCCTGATCCAGGTCTTCCTATTTTCCCTATAGtgtcttgttctctctctctctctctctctctctctctttttctactGCACCTCGATATCAATAAATGtggcaaaaaggccaaaaataagGTCAAAGTTTAAAAGCCTTTCCTGATctgaatgttgtgtgtgtgtgtgcaggagagTTCCCAATTACCTGCGGCTGTGCTCTTGGCCCAACATAAAGATCGAGCCGCCCAACTGGGGACCCAGAtagaaaaacagaaacagaacgtCAAACCAACAAACATCTTCTCTACTGGAATACTGATAGTAAGCGAACAACAcatgtacaaacacacatacacacataacagTACCACAGCTGACGTATATTAGTAATAACAATAatcatttatgtattatttattattaatttacatgaatatactgtatatacatatatatattagggatgtccagataccgatactggtattgggtccgataccacgctcatgtactagtactcgtaaaaatgctccgataccaataaccgataccatctgacgtacgattgtcattatgtaaacattcagcccacaaattaaaatcacattatgtcctagtgagattatttaaccgcaaaagctgtAATTTAATGAggtaaatacagttgtgctcaaaagtttgcataccctggcagaaattgtgaaattttggcattgattttgaaaatatgactgatcatgcaaaaaagctgtcttttattttaggatagtgatcatatgaagccatttattatcacattgttgtttgtctccttttaaaatcataatgataacagaaatcacccaaatggccctgatcaaaagtttacatacccttgaatgtttggccttgttacagacacacaaggtgacacacacacaggtttaaatggcaattaaaggttaatttcccacacctgtggctttttaaattgcaattagtgtctgtgtataaatagtcaatgagtttgttagctctcacgtggatgcactgagcaggctagatactgagtcatgaggagcagaaaagaactgtcaaaagacctgcgaaacaaggtaatggaactttataaagatggaaaaggatataaaaagaaatccaaagccttgaaaatgccagtcagtactgttcaatcacttattaagaagtggaaaattcggggatctcttgataccaagccaaggtcaggtagactaagaaatatttcagccacaactgccagaagaattgttcgggatacaaagaaaaacccacaggtaacctcaggagaaatacaggctgctctggaaaaagacggtgtggttgtttcaaggagcacaatacttgttgacccctctccaaacatagcgcttattgttgtgaccataaagctctattttggtctcgtcactccaaattacagtgtgccagaagctgtgaggtgtgtcaaggtgttgtcgggtatattgtaaccaggctttttttgtggcattggcttctttctggctactcgaccatgcagctaattttggTTTAAgtgtcgtcgtattgtgctccttgaaacaaccacaccgtctttttccagagcagcctgtatttctcctgaggttacctgtgggtttttctttgtatccagaacaattcttctggcagttgtggctgaaatatttcttggtctaccggaccttggcttggtgtcaagagatccctgaattttccacttcttaataagtgattgaacagtactgactggcattttcaaggctttggatatctttttatatccttttccatctttataaagttccattacgttgttacgcaggtcttttgacagttcttttatgTTCCCcaattaacctttaatttccatttaaacctgtgtgtgtcaccttgtgtgtctgtaacaaggccaaacattcaagggtatgtaaacttttgatcagggccatttgggtgatttctgttaccattatgatttaaaaaggagccaaacaacaatgtgataataaatggcttcatatgatcactatccttaaataaaagacgggtttttgcatgatcagtcatattttcaaaatcagtgccaaaatttcacaatttctgccagggtatgcaaacttttgagcacaactgtatatagtttgcatgtaattcaaacgtgagcacttgtgaatgtgtggagacagtggtGTGATGATGGTGTTTGCTCATCCCTATTAAGGCTTCTCCTTGGCTTATACAAGGAAAACACCGTCATGAGAATCgcacactctgtttgtagcagatgacagtaaacagagtgcaaattcacgttGTAGGCACATTCAGAATGCATACTCGTTTAATTAAAAAGCAGCCTTTcgaagtttaataatcactttgagtcacgtagtgactggcttttccagagtgggaccgtcataacgtcagagctacttggtcaaaacaacacagaaacactcaaaataaaagctctgtcaaaattaaaggtaaatttataggaaaaaaagtatgacagaaatatatcactactgtaaaattatgtaatattcactgtattactactactaataaatcagtagtaactgtattatacttaagcagtatctaacatctgtgatgctctgttatgcttatgcagcactttatttgacaaaatttaactccaatgttgtatattggattgtgctgtgtggttctgtatataagcacttcacttgataaaaaataatacaatattatgttgaaaattaattgttattttcatttgattaaagttttaatgaattcatttatttaaacaccatttttatgataaaattgaaataaacagtatcggtactcattctcaaaaaaatggtatcaggtcatcccaaatatatatacagtgtgtatatatatatatatatatatatatatatatatatatatatatatatactttatatattgtatatataaatatagtaaaatataatttctaatatTATTATGCCTCAGCATATGACACACAAATGACATCATACTGTATGAACTCTGTAATTACGACTTTATTAACCTTTTGTTATATATCATGATTGCCTATTATCTGTTTATATGCTTGTTATTTAGCTGCACATTGGATCtgtttaccatggtaatattcaGCACAGTATGTGTGCGAGTCCTcgtgtgcacacagacacaccgACATGTTTTGTATTAGCCAGTGTTTGAGTATGacgtgtgagtgtgagtgtttatAACATTTAGTGGTGTAGAGCAGGTAAAACAggtttgttctttaaaaaaaatcccttCAGTGGTCACTGCGAAGGATACAGGCCTGAACCAACATGTCATGAATGTGCATGCAAAAGAGAAAGTGGAGGCGGAGAGTAATACACATGAAAAATTGCCATTTGAGAGTATAAACAGGGAAAAAAGGACTGTGTAATCCTGTTTGGGGGATTTTGTGGGTTTgtgaaggggggtggggggtgtacTTGGAAATACTTAAACACAGATTTGTCCCCAGAATTTGGTCAAATATGATCAAACCACCCTTTGGGGAGATTTGGGGATGTcctcatttgaaaaataaataaataaataaaataatgtttaaattttaaaaagccaGACCGCTTTCTATTAGAGGTAGTGTTATGTTTCAGTAagggttagtctatagtaattacaattagctttaaaaacaattaaagtcTATGCTGTCCTTATTTAGATAGCtaagtatatatgtgtgtatttatgtgtttttgtgtgtgtgtgtgtgtgtgtgtgtgtgtgtgtgtgtgtagaagtgcatatgttgcacaaatttgtctTTTGGTTGGCATGGAAAAATGAGTGgtgcgtgtgtgtttgcatgAATTTTGGCACAGTGATAATAATGAGGTAAAAATATTTGTCAGCTTTACATGGCTTTACACTGCAAGGCAGGAGCCAGAATTATAAGGTTATATTTAACATCCATACACACTGGATGTTTCTGAGCATTGCAGTTAAGcgatgtgtgtgttggtgtgtcttTTTGCAGGCAGATACATACTCCGCATATGTGGAGAGAGCCAGTAGAGGCTTTGAGGTGAAAataatgtttgtgagtgtgtgttacagGGCATGGAGAGGATACTGGCTCTCACAGTTGTTACTTGAGCTCATTTAGTGCCAGCTGGAGGGTCCACAAAGCTCACTTTATCCCTACTGAAgttatgtgcgtgtgtgtatgttcaCTAGTGTTACACGGTAAATTCAGGGCCACTTCAGTGTATATTCAGTGACTGATGAATATTCGCTGGGCATAAGACAAGGCATGTAagatcatttgtttttattcttgtATGTGCAAgcgtattttttttgttttggttgtgttAATATCTTTGCGGGTTTGTGGGAAGGTTTTCTCTTTTGCCTGAATAAAGGGgagcagtgtgagtgtgtgatcaTTTCAAAATGTGCTGatctgaggtgtgtgtgtgtgtgtgtgtgtgtgaaggtcaGGAGTGCTATTAGATGGTTTATATTTGTTGACCTTGGAGTGTCCAAAAGACTTGCATAGTCAGAGACCTGACGCTCTCTCCTAACTAATGCCCATGTGAAACAAAAAccttttgcattctctcacattCCTCTTGATTTAACAGAAAATGGCTTTTCTAAATGGCAGCTttagtgaagaaaaaaagtcttgATGGACAATCTTTATTGTCAGAAACCTCTGGAATCTGTAAAAGAATCTTAAAAGGTTAGGGACAGACCTGTCTTTCCTTCAGTTTTGCAACGTTCTGCTCCTAATTATCACAACATATCACAACAAGCGTTCTTGAAGAAAAACTGGTGGAGCATTGCCCTAGCAACACCAATATTTTGGGTTTGATTCCCTGGAAACACACGTACTGAGAAAATATATACCTTGATTGCTCTTAAAATCACTTTTGGtaaagcatctgccaaaagcgtaaaatgttaaacaaataaaagttcAATCCTTTAAAAGGGACATTGGgatattgaaactaagctgcaaaaacagcttgttATGAAGTCTTCATGGTAGTGATGTTAAAGTCATGAGCTCCTTAACATAtacatttgcatatttaaaaataaatgtactcccCTCTAAATATGCAAACTGTATTTGATCGTACCACATTGTCATTCAGCCATTTTCTTCCCgtttaagtgggcagttcttggtcagaataagcttcaaagtggaccagactATGCTATAGTCAAAAGTATTCAGCAACTTGACCTTCCctgaatagagcgcaacagtgcccggtTCAGGAAGTGCtttctaagggtac
The genomic region above belongs to Myxocyprinus asiaticus isolate MX2 ecotype Aquarium Trade chromosome 23, UBuf_Myxa_2, whole genome shotgun sequence and contains:
- the LOC127413865 gene encoding CDK-activating kinase assembly factor MAT1-like gives rise to the protein MDDQGCPRCKTTKYRNPSLKLMVNVCGHTLCESCVEMLFVRGSGNCVQCNTPLRKSNFRVQLFEDPAIDKEVEIRKKVLKIYNKREFDFSTLKEYNDYLEQVEDIVFNLTNNLEAERTKQMMEQYQRDNRDVIQRNKAKLTREQEELEELLLQEQQDSEQRRLETLQEEQRQLQAKRKNKQALLDELESSQLPAAVLLAQHKDRAAQLGTQIEKQKQNVKPTNIFSTGILIGQTVSLAPVTRVEEVLYVYQPVKVDTYGPPVPELDLLGRLGYLNHVRTASPQDQAGGYTSGLACHRAIQDAFSGLFPS